In one window of Vicinamibacteria bacterium DNA:
- a CDS encoding SMC family ATPase, translated as MRPTRLELEGFTAYREYTVLDFEGAELFVLTGPTGSGKSSLIDAMTFALYGSVARYGNPNLVHPVISQGKLEARVRFDFALGDDRFSAVRVVRRGSRGGATTREARLESNGRVLAGSAEEVTRKIRELLGLNFDQFTTCVVLPQGEFARFLHEKPAERQDLLTKLLGVEVYEKMGVLARTREAVAKQTAQLHSDELGRIGDVSAKARKKARLRVRELESLAAAIDEALPELDRLAREAAEYEAEAREREHEAKLLDALVVPKRAESLAVELERAETALEKARTAHAGARDALRTAQAERDRLPSAVTIHEAITARAERLQANERLVLCQSQSDDADNTVETLAARLSQCAEDERAAQEGVEAARGDHAAHVLALRLAKGERCPVCNQRIEELPERRLPVRLAERERRLKKVANQREKAERDFREAETRAILARERVQGLEKEIRDLERKLAKAPSASECEEASRADGSLENARAQASQALAHEERARRALESLSRDVADGWAELEKARDRVTFLEPPPTDRESLGKSWTTLHHWARAAAPTRRDSASRARVQSERLGRERGAKLSALRAAGHELDLPTEDDRLRDVVVNALVEARHAVAQMAEISRRAEKLRLEIRAERERAEIAGALGQHLKATGFERWLLKEAFRRLAEGATVILKELSSGQYSFEYDDRLNFEVVDHRNADERRSARTLSGGETFLASLALALTLAEQTTELASSGSVPLESLFLDEGFGTLDNDTLEVVAAAIQELGARGRIVGLVTHQEGLAEQIPVQFRVSKGPATSTVEKVVS; from the coding sequence ATGCGACCGACTAGGCTCGAACTGGAGGGTTTCACGGCTTACCGAGAGTACACCGTCCTCGACTTCGAGGGCGCGGAGCTTTTCGTCCTCACGGGGCCCACGGGCTCGGGCAAGTCGAGCCTGATCGACGCCATGACTTTTGCGCTCTACGGAAGCGTGGCTCGCTACGGGAACCCGAATCTCGTGCACCCCGTTATCAGTCAAGGGAAGCTCGAAGCCAGAGTGAGGTTCGACTTCGCGCTCGGCGACGACCGCTTCTCCGCCGTGCGCGTCGTGAGAAGGGGCTCGAGGGGCGGTGCGACGACGAGAGAGGCCCGTCTCGAATCGAACGGAAGGGTCCTCGCCGGAAGCGCGGAGGAGGTTACTCGCAAAATCCGCGAGCTCTTGGGGCTGAACTTCGACCAGTTCACGACGTGCGTCGTGCTCCCCCAAGGCGAGTTCGCTCGATTCCTGCACGAGAAACCCGCCGAGCGTCAGGATCTCCTGACGAAGCTGCTCGGAGTGGAAGTCTACGAAAAAATGGGCGTTCTCGCCCGGACGCGGGAAGCGGTGGCGAAACAGACGGCACAGCTCCATTCGGACGAGCTCGGCCGGATCGGGGATGTCAGCGCGAAAGCGAGGAAGAAGGCCCGGCTTCGGGTCCGCGAGCTCGAGAGTCTTGCCGCCGCAATCGACGAGGCTCTCCCCGAGCTCGACCGGCTCGCGAGAGAGGCCGCCGAATACGAGGCCGAGGCCAGAGAAAGGGAGCACGAAGCCAAGCTCCTCGATGCTCTGGTCGTTCCGAAGCGGGCGGAGTCCCTCGCGGTCGAGCTCGAACGGGCCGAGACCGCCCTGGAGAAAGCCCGGACGGCCCACGCCGGCGCCCGGGATGCCCTTCGGACCGCCCAGGCCGAACGCGACCGATTACCTTCCGCAGTTACGATACACGAGGCGATCACCGCGCGGGCCGAGAGATTACAGGCGAATGAGCGGCTCGTCCTGTGCCAGAGCCAGAGCGATGACGCAGACAACACCGTCGAGACCCTTGCGGCGCGGCTTTCCCAATGCGCCGAAGACGAACGTGCCGCTCAGGAGGGGGTCGAAGCCGCGCGCGGCGACCACGCCGCGCACGTCCTGGCACTTCGACTCGCAAAAGGTGAGCGCTGCCCGGTCTGCAACCAACGGATCGAGGAGCTTCCCGAACGGAGATTGCCGGTGCGATTGGCGGAGCGGGAGAGACGTCTGAAGAAGGTCGCGAACCAGCGCGAGAAGGCGGAGCGCGACTTCCGGGAGGCGGAGACTCGTGCGATTCTCGCGCGCGAGCGGGTCCAGGGCCTCGAAAAGGAAATTCGTGACCTCGAGCGGAAACTCGCGAAAGCGCCTTCCGCATCCGAGTGCGAAGAGGCCAGCCGGGCGGACGGGTCGCTCGAGAACGCGCGCGCCCAGGCGAGCCAGGCGCTTGCACACGAGGAACGCGCTCGGCGAGCTCTCGAGTCGCTCTCTCGAGACGTGGCCGACGGCTGGGCCGAGCTCGAGAAGGCCCGCGACCGCGTCACGTTTCTCGAACCGCCTCCGACCGATCGGGAAAGTCTCGGCAAGTCGTGGACGACGCTTCACCACTGGGCCAGAGCGGCCGCCCCGACCCGACGCGACAGCGCGTCCCGGGCTCGAGTCCAATCGGAGAGGCTCGGTCGGGAGCGAGGAGCGAAGCTGTCCGCGCTGAGAGCGGCCGGTCACGAGCTGGATCTCCCGACGGAAGACGATCGGTTGCGCGACGTCGTCGTGAACGCTCTCGTCGAGGCACGCCATGCGGTGGCTCAGATGGCGGAGATCTCGCGCCGGGCGGAGAAGCTTCGACTCGAGATTCGAGCCGAGCGCGAGCGGGCCGAGATCGCGGGAGCGCTCGGGCAGCATTTGAAGGCAACCGGCTTCGAACGCTGGCTTCTGAAGGAGGCCTTCCGGAGACTGGCGGAAGGCGCGACAGTGATCCTGAAAGAGCTTTCGAGCGGTCAGTACTCGTTCGAGTACGACGACCGGTTGAACTTCGAGGTCGTCGACCACCGAAACGCCGACGAACGTCGCTCGGCACGTACATTGAGCGGTGGCGAAACGTTCCTGGCCTCGTTGGCACTCGCCTTGACGCTCGCCGAGCAAACGACAGAGCTCGCCTCCTCGGGCTCGGTGCCGCTCGAATCGCTGTTTCTCGACGAGGGGTTCGGCACGCTGGACAACGATACGCTCGAGGTGGTGGCCGCCGCGATTCAGGAGCTGGGAGCGCGGGGGCGCATCGTCGGTCTCGTCACTCATCAAGAGGGCCTCGCCGAGCAGATTCCTGTCCAATTTCGCGTCTCCAAAGGACCGGCCACGTCGACGGTCGAAAAGGTCGTTTCGTGA